In the Quercus lobata isolate SW786 chromosome 5, ValleyOak3.0 Primary Assembly, whole genome shotgun sequence genome, one interval contains:
- the LOC115991560 gene encoding protein ROOT HAIR DEFECTIVE 3 homolog 2 isoform X1, translating to MEEEVVEDCCVTQLIDANGNFNVEGLDNFMEKVKLINCGLSYAIVAIMGPQSSGKSTLLNHLFHTNFREMDAYKGRIQTTKGIWIAKCVGIQPFTIAMDLEGTDGRERGQDDTTFEKQSALFALAISDIVLINMWCHDIGREHAANRPLLKTIFQVMMRLFSPRKTTLMFVIRDKTKTPLELLEPVLREDIQKIWVEVPKPQAHKNTPLSDFFNVEITALSSYEEKEENFKEEVAQLRQRFFHSISPGGLAGDRSGVVPASGFSFSAQQIWKVIKENKDLDLPAHKIMVATVRCEEIANEKLSRLTSDEGWLELEDAVQAGPVLGFGEKLSSVLEMYFSEYDMETIYYDEGVRNAKRQQLVSKALQFVHPAYTTMLGHLHYNALESFKTRLEQALHKGEGFAASVCTCTHSCMFEFDHECAEAAIRQANWDASEVRDKLCRDIDAHASSVCSAKLSEIIAIYEKQLTLALNEPVESLLEAGRRDTWASIRKLLKRETEVAVSDFSNTIAGFELKQTTVDSMVQKLRDYARNLVRKKAREVSGKALIHMKDRFSTVFKQDNDSMPRVWTGKEDIRAITKDARSASLRLLSVLAAIRLSENPDKIENILFSSLMDGAVAVPSSQDRSIKASTDPLASSTWEEVSPMDTLITPVQCKSLWRQFKAETEYTVTQAISAQEAHRKSNSWLPPPWAILAMIVLGFNEFMLLLRNPLYLMVLFIFLLLSKALWVQMDIPREFQNSTLAGLLSISSRFLPTVMNLLRRLAEEAQGHPTPEAPRPPYSSASQSFRNQTSQPNPVSKSIPESSVSSDISFSDSGVDYSSPNLIHRRTTNIQEELS from the exons ATGGAGGAAGAAGTAGTAGAAGATTGCTGCGTCACGCAATTGATTGACGCTAATGGGAATTTCAATGTGGAAGGGCTTGACAATTTCATGGAGAAAGTGAAACTCATCAACTGTGGCCTCTCCTATGCCATTGTAGCCATCATGGGTCCTCAAAGTAGCG GGAAGAGCACCTTATTGAATCATCTTTTCCATACAAATTTCAGGGAGATGGATGCTTACAAGGGAAg GATTCAAACAACTAAAGGAATTTGGATAGCAAAATGTGTTGGCATTCAACCTTTCACTATTGCCATGGATTTGGAGGGTACTGATGGCAGAGAAAGAGGCCAG GATGATACTACATTTGAGAAACAAAGTGCACTATTTGCTTTGGCAATTTCTGACATTGTACTGATAAACAT GTGGTGCCATGATATTGGTCGGGAGCATGCTGCTAATAGACCGCttctaaaaacaatttttcag GTCATGATGCGTTTGTTCAGCCCCCGTAAAACAACACTGATGTTTGTTATACGTGATAAAACAAAG ACCCCACTTGAACTTTTGGAACCTGTTTTAAGGGAAGATATTCAGAAG ATATGGGTTGAAGTTCCTAAGCCCCAGGCTCATAAGAATACTCCtctaagtgatttttttaat GTTGAGATCACTGCTTTATCCAGTTAtgaagagaaggaggagaattTCAAAGAGGAG GTTGCTCAACTGAGGCAGCGATTTTTCCATTCTATTTCTCCAGGAGGGCTTGCTGGTGATAGAAGTGGTGTTGTTCCTGCTTCAGGATTTTCATTCAGTGCACAACAGATTTGGAAAGTTATAAAAGAGAACAAAGATCTGGATCTCCCTGCACACAAG ATAATGGTTGCCACTGTCCGGTGTGAAGAGATTGCCAATGAGAAACTAAGTCGTTTGACCTCTGATGAG gGTTGGTTGGAATTGGAGGATGCTGTTCAAGCAGGTCCAGTATTAGGTTTTGGGGAAAAGCTCAGCTCAGTTTTAGAAATGTATTTTTCAGA ATATGACATGGAGACAATCTACTATGATGAAGGTGTAAGAAATGCCAAACGACAACAACTGGTGTCAAAAGCATTGCAA TTTGTGCACCCTGCTTACACTACCATGTTGGGACATCTGCATTATAACGCACTCGAGAGTTTTAAGACTAGACTGGAGCAGGCATTGCATAAAGGAGAAGGGTTTGCAGCATCTGTTTGTACCTGTACTCACTCTTGTATGTTTGAGTTTGACCATGAATGTGCAG AAGCTGCCATAAGACAGGCTAATTGGGATGCTTCAGAAGTCCGGGACAAACTTTGTCGTGATATTGATGCGCATGCATCATCTGTCTGTAGTGCTAAGTTGTCTGAAATTATTGCCATTTATGAG AAACAACTTACCCTAGCATTGAATGAACCTGTAGAATCCCTACTTGAAGCTGGTAGGAGGGACACCTGGGCTTCTATAAGAAAGCTTCTTAAACGTGAGACTGAGGTTGCTGTATCAGATTTTTCAAATACGATTGCAGGTTTTGAGTTGAAACAAACAACAGTTGATTCGATGGTGCAAAAGTTAAGGGATTACGCAAGAAACTTGGTGAGGAAAAAGGCAAGAGAAGTTTCTGGGAAAGCTTTGATCCATATGAAGGACAG GTTCTCAACAGTGTTCAAGCAGGACAATGATTCAATGCCTAGGGTTTGGACTGGGAAGGAAGATATTAGAGCTATTACAAAGGATGCACGCTCTGCG TCTCTAAGGCTTTTATCGGTTCTGGCTGCCATACGCTTGAGTGAAAATCCAGATAAGATTGAAAACATACTTTTTTCCTCTCTCATGGATGGTGCTGTTGCTGTTCCATCTTCTCAAGATAGAAGCATTAAAGCTTCTACAGACCCTCTTGCCTCAAGCACATGGGAGGAG GTTTCCCCAATGGATACATTGATTACACCAGTGCAGTGTAAGTCTTTGTGGAGACAATTCAAAGCGGAGACTGAGTATACTGTTACTCAAGCTATTTCAGCACAG GAGGCTCATAGGAAAAGTAATAGTTGGTTACCTCCTCCATGGGCGATATTGGCAATGATTGTCCttggttttaatgaatttatgCTCCTTTTAAG GAATCCGCTCTATCTCATGGTTTTATTTATCTTCCTTTTACTATCAAAAGCCTTGTGGGTACAGATGGACATACCTAGAGAGTTTCAAAATAGCACT CTGGCTGGACTACTATCAATTTCATCAAGGTTTCTTCCCACTGTCATGAACCTTCTAAGACGACTTGCTGAAGAAGCTCAAGGGCATCCAACACCTGAAGCACCAAGACCACCATATTCTTCGGCTTCTCAGAGTTTCAGGAATCAAACCTCTCAGCCAAATCCTGTTTCAAAGTCGATTCCTGAGTCATCTGTATCATCTGATATTTCATTTTCTGATAGTGGTGTTGATTACTCAAGCCCAAACTTGATACACAGGCGTACTACAAACATTCAAGAAGAACTTTCTTGA
- the LOC115991560 gene encoding protein ROOT HAIR DEFECTIVE 3 homolog 2 isoform X2, giving the protein MEEEVVEDCCVTQLIDANGNFNVEGLDNFMEKVKLINCGLSYAIVAIMGPQSSGKSTLLNHLFHTNFREMDAYKGRIQTTKGIWIAKCVGIQPFTIAMDLEGTDGRERGQDDTTFEKQSALFALAISDIVLINMWCHDIGREHAANRPLLKTIFQVMMRLFSPRKTTLMFVIRDKTKTPLELLEPVLREDIQKIWVEVPKPQAHKNTPLSDFFNVEITALSSYEEKEENFKEEVAQLRQRFFHSISPGGLAGDRSGVVPASGFSFSAQQIWKVIKENKDLDLPAHKIMVATVRCEEIANEKLSRLTSDEGWLELEDAVQAGPVLGFGEKLSSVLEMYFSEYDMETIYYDEGVRNAKRQQLVSKALQFVHPAYTTMLGHLHYNALESFKTRLEQALHKGEGFAASVCTCTHSCMFEFDHECAEAAIRQANWDASEVRDKLCRDIDAHASSVCSAKLSEIIAIYEKQLTLALNEPVESLLEAGRRDTWASIRKLLKRETEVAVSDFSNTIAGFELKQTTVDSMVQKLRDYARNLVRKKAREVSGKALIHMKDRFSTVFKQDNDSMPRVWTGKEDIRAITKDARSASLRLLSVLAAIRLSENPDKIENILFSSLMDGAVAVPSSQDRSIKASTDPLASSTWEEVSPMDTLITPVQCKSLWRQFKAETEYTVTQAISAQLLMIFSLYLGTYPAHSCMILFF; this is encoded by the exons ATGGAGGAAGAAGTAGTAGAAGATTGCTGCGTCACGCAATTGATTGACGCTAATGGGAATTTCAATGTGGAAGGGCTTGACAATTTCATGGAGAAAGTGAAACTCATCAACTGTGGCCTCTCCTATGCCATTGTAGCCATCATGGGTCCTCAAAGTAGCG GGAAGAGCACCTTATTGAATCATCTTTTCCATACAAATTTCAGGGAGATGGATGCTTACAAGGGAAg GATTCAAACAACTAAAGGAATTTGGATAGCAAAATGTGTTGGCATTCAACCTTTCACTATTGCCATGGATTTGGAGGGTACTGATGGCAGAGAAAGAGGCCAG GATGATACTACATTTGAGAAACAAAGTGCACTATTTGCTTTGGCAATTTCTGACATTGTACTGATAAACAT GTGGTGCCATGATATTGGTCGGGAGCATGCTGCTAATAGACCGCttctaaaaacaatttttcag GTCATGATGCGTTTGTTCAGCCCCCGTAAAACAACACTGATGTTTGTTATACGTGATAAAACAAAG ACCCCACTTGAACTTTTGGAACCTGTTTTAAGGGAAGATATTCAGAAG ATATGGGTTGAAGTTCCTAAGCCCCAGGCTCATAAGAATACTCCtctaagtgatttttttaat GTTGAGATCACTGCTTTATCCAGTTAtgaagagaaggaggagaattTCAAAGAGGAG GTTGCTCAACTGAGGCAGCGATTTTTCCATTCTATTTCTCCAGGAGGGCTTGCTGGTGATAGAAGTGGTGTTGTTCCTGCTTCAGGATTTTCATTCAGTGCACAACAGATTTGGAAAGTTATAAAAGAGAACAAAGATCTGGATCTCCCTGCACACAAG ATAATGGTTGCCACTGTCCGGTGTGAAGAGATTGCCAATGAGAAACTAAGTCGTTTGACCTCTGATGAG gGTTGGTTGGAATTGGAGGATGCTGTTCAAGCAGGTCCAGTATTAGGTTTTGGGGAAAAGCTCAGCTCAGTTTTAGAAATGTATTTTTCAGA ATATGACATGGAGACAATCTACTATGATGAAGGTGTAAGAAATGCCAAACGACAACAACTGGTGTCAAAAGCATTGCAA TTTGTGCACCCTGCTTACACTACCATGTTGGGACATCTGCATTATAACGCACTCGAGAGTTTTAAGACTAGACTGGAGCAGGCATTGCATAAAGGAGAAGGGTTTGCAGCATCTGTTTGTACCTGTACTCACTCTTGTATGTTTGAGTTTGACCATGAATGTGCAG AAGCTGCCATAAGACAGGCTAATTGGGATGCTTCAGAAGTCCGGGACAAACTTTGTCGTGATATTGATGCGCATGCATCATCTGTCTGTAGTGCTAAGTTGTCTGAAATTATTGCCATTTATGAG AAACAACTTACCCTAGCATTGAATGAACCTGTAGAATCCCTACTTGAAGCTGGTAGGAGGGACACCTGGGCTTCTATAAGAAAGCTTCTTAAACGTGAGACTGAGGTTGCTGTATCAGATTTTTCAAATACGATTGCAGGTTTTGAGTTGAAACAAACAACAGTTGATTCGATGGTGCAAAAGTTAAGGGATTACGCAAGAAACTTGGTGAGGAAAAAGGCAAGAGAAGTTTCTGGGAAAGCTTTGATCCATATGAAGGACAG GTTCTCAACAGTGTTCAAGCAGGACAATGATTCAATGCCTAGGGTTTGGACTGGGAAGGAAGATATTAGAGCTATTACAAAGGATGCACGCTCTGCG TCTCTAAGGCTTTTATCGGTTCTGGCTGCCATACGCTTGAGTGAAAATCCAGATAAGATTGAAAACATACTTTTTTCCTCTCTCATGGATGGTGCTGTTGCTGTTCCATCTTCTCAAGATAGAAGCATTAAAGCTTCTACAGACCCTCTTGCCTCAAGCACATGGGAGGAG GTTTCCCCAATGGATACATTGATTACACCAGTGCAGTGTAAGTCTTTGTGGAGACAATTCAAAGCGGAGACTGAGTATACTGTTACTCAAGCTATTTCAGCACAG TTGCTCATGATCTTTTCACTTTATCTTGGCACCTATCCAGCACACTCATGTATGATCCTTTTTTTCTAG
- the LOC115991560 gene encoding protein ROOT HAIR DEFECTIVE 3 homolog 2 isoform X3 yields the protein MEEEVVEDCCVTQLIDANGNFNVEGLDNFMEKVKLINCGLSYAIVAIMGPQSSGKSTLLNHLFHTNFREMDAYKGRIQTTKGIWIAKCVGIQPFTIAMDLEGTDGRERGQDDTTFEKQSALFALAISDIVLINMWCHDIGREHAANRPLLKTIFQVMMRLFSPRKTTLMFVIRDKTKTPLELLEPVLREDIQKIWVEVPKPQAHKNTPLSDFFNVEITALSSYEEKEENFKEEVAQLRQRFFHSISPGGLAGDRSGVVPASGFSFSAQQIWKVIKENKDLDLPAHKIMVATVRCEEIANEKLSRLTSDEGWLELEDAVQAGPVLGFGEKLSSVLEMYFSEYDMETIYYDEGVRNAKRQQLVSKALQFVHPAYTTMLGHLHYNALESFKTRLEQALHKGEGFAASVCTCTHSCMFEFDHECAEAAIRQANWDASEVRDKLCRDIDAHASSVCSAKLSEIIAIYEKQLTLALNEPVESLLEAGRRDTWASIRKLLKRETEVAVSDFSNTIAGFELKQTTVDSMVQKLRDYARNLVRKKAREVSGKALIHMKDRFSTVFKQDNDSMPRVWTGKEDIRAITKDARSASLRLLSVLAAIRLSENPDKIENILFSSLMDGAVAVPSSQDRSIKASTDPLASSTWEEVSPMDTLITPVQCKSLWRQFKAETEYTVTQAISAQA from the exons ATGGAGGAAGAAGTAGTAGAAGATTGCTGCGTCACGCAATTGATTGACGCTAATGGGAATTTCAATGTGGAAGGGCTTGACAATTTCATGGAGAAAGTGAAACTCATCAACTGTGGCCTCTCCTATGCCATTGTAGCCATCATGGGTCCTCAAAGTAGCG GGAAGAGCACCTTATTGAATCATCTTTTCCATACAAATTTCAGGGAGATGGATGCTTACAAGGGAAg GATTCAAACAACTAAAGGAATTTGGATAGCAAAATGTGTTGGCATTCAACCTTTCACTATTGCCATGGATTTGGAGGGTACTGATGGCAGAGAAAGAGGCCAG GATGATACTACATTTGAGAAACAAAGTGCACTATTTGCTTTGGCAATTTCTGACATTGTACTGATAAACAT GTGGTGCCATGATATTGGTCGGGAGCATGCTGCTAATAGACCGCttctaaaaacaatttttcag GTCATGATGCGTTTGTTCAGCCCCCGTAAAACAACACTGATGTTTGTTATACGTGATAAAACAAAG ACCCCACTTGAACTTTTGGAACCTGTTTTAAGGGAAGATATTCAGAAG ATATGGGTTGAAGTTCCTAAGCCCCAGGCTCATAAGAATACTCCtctaagtgatttttttaat GTTGAGATCACTGCTTTATCCAGTTAtgaagagaaggaggagaattTCAAAGAGGAG GTTGCTCAACTGAGGCAGCGATTTTTCCATTCTATTTCTCCAGGAGGGCTTGCTGGTGATAGAAGTGGTGTTGTTCCTGCTTCAGGATTTTCATTCAGTGCACAACAGATTTGGAAAGTTATAAAAGAGAACAAAGATCTGGATCTCCCTGCACACAAG ATAATGGTTGCCACTGTCCGGTGTGAAGAGATTGCCAATGAGAAACTAAGTCGTTTGACCTCTGATGAG gGTTGGTTGGAATTGGAGGATGCTGTTCAAGCAGGTCCAGTATTAGGTTTTGGGGAAAAGCTCAGCTCAGTTTTAGAAATGTATTTTTCAGA ATATGACATGGAGACAATCTACTATGATGAAGGTGTAAGAAATGCCAAACGACAACAACTGGTGTCAAAAGCATTGCAA TTTGTGCACCCTGCTTACACTACCATGTTGGGACATCTGCATTATAACGCACTCGAGAGTTTTAAGACTAGACTGGAGCAGGCATTGCATAAAGGAGAAGGGTTTGCAGCATCTGTTTGTACCTGTACTCACTCTTGTATGTTTGAGTTTGACCATGAATGTGCAG AAGCTGCCATAAGACAGGCTAATTGGGATGCTTCAGAAGTCCGGGACAAACTTTGTCGTGATATTGATGCGCATGCATCATCTGTCTGTAGTGCTAAGTTGTCTGAAATTATTGCCATTTATGAG AAACAACTTACCCTAGCATTGAATGAACCTGTAGAATCCCTACTTGAAGCTGGTAGGAGGGACACCTGGGCTTCTATAAGAAAGCTTCTTAAACGTGAGACTGAGGTTGCTGTATCAGATTTTTCAAATACGATTGCAGGTTTTGAGTTGAAACAAACAACAGTTGATTCGATGGTGCAAAAGTTAAGGGATTACGCAAGAAACTTGGTGAGGAAAAAGGCAAGAGAAGTTTCTGGGAAAGCTTTGATCCATATGAAGGACAG GTTCTCAACAGTGTTCAAGCAGGACAATGATTCAATGCCTAGGGTTTGGACTGGGAAGGAAGATATTAGAGCTATTACAAAGGATGCACGCTCTGCG TCTCTAAGGCTTTTATCGGTTCTGGCTGCCATACGCTTGAGTGAAAATCCAGATAAGATTGAAAACATACTTTTTTCCTCTCTCATGGATGGTGCTGTTGCTGTTCCATCTTCTCAAGATAGAAGCATTAAAGCTTCTACAGACCCTCTTGCCTCAAGCACATGGGAGGAG GTTTCCCCAATGGATACATTGATTACACCAGTGCAGTGTAAGTCTTTGTGGAGACAATTCAAAGCGGAGACTGAGTATACTGTTACTCAAGCTATTTCAGCACAG GCGTGA
- the LOC115990917 gene encoding oleosin 1-like: protein MDIIERPHQNHSIAFSNSTTPAFLRKIKDHAPTLLISGSILLLLTGLTVTATVLCIIFFSPLIIFTSPIWFPIVTFLLVVTAGFMSLCGFGVALAAGLSWIYRYFRGMHAPGSDRFDNGRSLIYDTASAAQCRGVNVQPNPRTLHDPDTGFFGLGLGLNGFGSQTSRPESER, encoded by the coding sequence ATGGACATCATTGAGCGTCCCCACCAAAACCATTCCATCGCCTTCTCCAACTCCACCACCCCTGCATTCCTACGTAAAATCAAAGACCATGCACCAACCCTCCTCATCTCAGGCTCCATCTTGCTCCTCCTCACTGGCCTCACTGTCACTGCCACAGTCCTCtgcatcatcttcttctccccATTAATCATTTTCACGAGCCCCATATGGTTCCCCATTGTGACATTCCTCCTTGTTGTAACCGCAGGGTTCATGTCCCTATGTGGCTTTGGTGTTGCCCTTGCGGCCGGTCTGTCATGGATATACCGCTACTTCCGTGGGATGCACGCGCCCGGTTCGGACCGGTTCGACAATGGGAGGAGCTTGATTTACGACACTGCCTCTGCAGCTCAgtgtaggggtgtcaatgttcaaCCCAACCCGCGAACACTACACGACCCCGACAcgggttttttcgggttagggttaggccttaatgggtttgggtcacaAACGAGTCGACCCGAAAGCGaacgataa